A single Opitutaceae bacterium DNA region contains:
- a CDS encoding bifunctional 4-hydroxy-2-oxoglutarate aldolase/2-dehydro-3-deoxy-phosphogluconate aldolase, with product MNKTVVLQRIQNEKVIALIRADSSSSLVDCARALADGGLSAIELTMTTPGAIEMCRQVCKELPDVLLGLGTVLDAATAKAGIAAGAKFIVTPAVRPEVIATCKAEGIAVLSGALTPTEAALAWDHGADVIKIFPAEYFGPPYIKSLKAPFPHMKFLPTGGVTPETVGDFLRAGAFATAAGSALVNPAALKANDWAAISARAREFVAAAAKA from the coding sequence ATGAACAAGACAGTCGTACTCCAACGCATCCAAAACGAGAAAGTCATCGCGCTGATCCGCGCCGACAGCTCCAGCAGCCTGGTTGACTGCGCCCGTGCACTCGCAGACGGAGGCCTGAGCGCAATCGAGCTCACGATGACAACCCCGGGCGCCATCGAAATGTGCCGCCAGGTCTGCAAGGAGTTGCCGGACGTGCTGCTCGGCCTGGGGACCGTTCTCGACGCGGCCACGGCCAAGGCCGGCATCGCAGCGGGGGCCAAGTTCATTGTCACACCTGCCGTGCGACCGGAAGTCATCGCCACCTGCAAGGCGGAGGGAATCGCAGTCCTCTCTGGGGCGCTCACCCCCACGGAGGCCGCGCTCGCCTGGGACCATGGCGCAGACGTGATCAAGATTTTTCCCGCCGAGTATTTTGGCCCCCCGTACATCAAGTCACTTAAGGCTCCTTTTCCCCACATGAAGTTCCTGCCCACGGGTGGCGTCACACCCGAGACCGTTGGCGACTTCCTGAGGGCCGGCGCCTTCGCAACGGCGGCAGGTTCGGCGCTGGTGAATCCGGCCGCGTTGAAGGCAAACGACTGGGCGGCGATCTCGGCACGCGCACGCGAGTTCGTCGCGGCGGCCGCAAAAGCCTGA
- a CDS encoding IclR family transcriptional regulator — MPKRPLRATTPEPRAEATSSERYVIPNLRNACRILKFLGQQKEGVKSADVARSLGVPVTTTLRILTTLHLEGLVRKEDGRFKLGPVMIQLGSTALAETEIRELALPVLERLSQATIETAHVAIPCDKRALILAVQDSPHPLRAASRPGFLAELHCSATGKIFLSHLYQNEIASLLEEHKPTKRTPNTLVTAAELQRETQAVRNQGYSVDEEEFHPGVRCLAAPVYGSSGQVVAAIGITAATVRFTRERIPEIAAIVQAAARELSEKLGAHT; from the coding sequence GTGCCCAAGAGACCCCTCCGCGCCACGACGCCTGAACCGCGCGCCGAAGCGACCAGCTCGGAACGCTACGTCATTCCCAACCTGCGCAACGCCTGCCGCATCTTGAAATTCCTCGGCCAGCAAAAGGAAGGCGTGAAATCCGCGGACGTGGCGCGATCCCTCGGTGTGCCTGTCACCACCACCCTACGAATACTGACCACCCTCCACCTCGAAGGGCTGGTGCGAAAAGAGGACGGCCGCTTCAAACTCGGCCCGGTGATGATCCAGCTGGGGAGCACCGCTTTGGCTGAAACCGAAATCCGCGAACTGGCGCTGCCAGTGCTTGAGCGCCTCTCCCAAGCAACCATTGAAACCGCCCATGTCGCGATTCCCTGTGACAAACGCGCCCTGATCCTCGCCGTGCAAGATAGCCCCCACCCGCTGCGCGCCGCCTCTCGCCCTGGCTTCCTCGCCGAACTTCATTGCTCCGCGACGGGAAAGATTTTCCTGAGCCACCTCTACCAGAACGAAATCGCCTCGCTCCTCGAGGAACACAAGCCGACGAAGCGCACACCCAACACCCTGGTGACCGCGGCTGAACTGCAGCGGGAAACCCAAGCGGTCCGCAACCAAGGTTACTCGGTAGACGAGGAGGAGTTCCATCCAGGGGTGCGATGCCTCGCCGCGCCGGTTTACGGTTCGTCAGGCCAGGTTGTCGCAGCCATCGGTATCACCGCAGCGACGGTCCGGTTCACACGCGAACGCATCCCGGAAATAGCAGCGATAGTCCAAGCAGCAGCTCGAGAGCTGTCAGAGAAGCTCGGCGCCCACACGTAA